In Corynebacterium guangdongense, one DNA window encodes the following:
- the mshB gene encoding N-acetyl-1-D-myo-inositol-2-amino-2-deoxy-alpha-D-glucopyranoside deacetylase: MTTHDLTGYRVVAVHAHPDDESITTAAALADFARRGADVTVVTCTLGEEGEVIGETYRHLVNDEADQLGGFRIGELQRALDVLGVRGVHLGGAGRFRDSGMAGSPAHANPRAFVNSGQAAVDELAAIFADLRPHLVLTYGPDGGYGHPDHVRAHEITHAAAGRIDWEIPRILWAVFLEEEVRAALATVTSLPGTWRRGDEELALVEHVDAWVELDDELYHLKKESMRAHATQLWLADGDWSPTNPHSAWASAECTIYALSNLIAQPILRREHYQLGAGSAPTDPTQLLSGL; the protein is encoded by the coding sequence GTGACCACGCACGATCTCACCGGCTACCGCGTAGTCGCGGTCCACGCCCACCCGGACGACGAGTCCATCACCACCGCCGCGGCACTGGCCGACTTCGCCCGCCGCGGCGCCGACGTCACCGTCGTCACCTGCACCCTGGGGGAGGAGGGCGAGGTGATCGGGGAGACCTACCGGCACCTGGTCAACGACGAGGCCGACCAGCTCGGCGGCTTCCGCATCGGCGAGCTCCAGCGCGCCCTCGACGTCCTCGGCGTGCGCGGCGTCCACCTCGGCGGCGCCGGCCGCTTCCGGGACTCCGGCATGGCCGGCTCCCCGGCGCACGCCAATCCGCGGGCGTTCGTGAACTCCGGTCAGGCGGCCGTCGACGAGTTGGCCGCGATCTTCGCCGACCTGCGCCCGCACCTGGTCCTCACCTACGGCCCCGACGGCGGTTACGGGCACCCGGATCACGTCCGCGCCCACGAGATCACCCACGCCGCCGCCGGACGCATCGACTGGGAGATCCCGCGAATCCTCTGGGCCGTGTTCCTCGAGGAGGAGGTGCGCGCGGCGCTGGCCACGGTCACCTCGCTGCCGGGGACCTGGCGCCGCGGCGACGAGGAACTGGCCCTGGTCGAGCACGTCGACGCCTGGGTCGAGCTCGACGACGAGCTGTACCACCTGAAGAAGGAGTCGATGCGCGCGCACGCGACCCAGCTGTGGCTCGCCGACGGCGACTGGTCGCCCACCAACCCCCACTCCGCCTGGGCCAGCGCCGAGTGCACCATCTACGCGCTGTCCAACCTCATCGCCCAGCCGATCCTGCGCCGCGAGCACTACCAGCTCGGCGCCGGGTCCGCGCCCACGGATCCGACCCAGCTGCTCTCCGGGCTCTAG
- the fdxA gene encoding ferredoxin — MTYIIAQPCVDVLDRSCVEECPVDCIYEGKRMLYIHPDECVDCGACEPACPVEAIFYEDDTPDEWAEYYDANVGFFDDLGSPGGAMKLGPQDFDHPFVAALPPQNQDS, encoded by the coding sequence ATGACCTACATCATCGCTCAGCCGTGCGTCGACGTCCTTGACCGTTCGTGCGTGGAAGAATGCCCGGTCGACTGCATCTACGAGGGCAAGCGCATGCTCTACATCCACCCGGACGAGTGCGTCGACTGCGGCGCCTGCGAGCCGGCCTGCCCGGTGGAGGCCATCTTCTACGAGGACGACACCCCGGACGAGTGGGCGGAATACTACGACGCCAACGTCGGCTTCTTCGATGACCTGGGCTCCCCGGGCGGTGCCATGAAGCTCGGCCCGCAGGACTTCGACCACCCGTTCGTCGCCGCGCTGCCGCCGCAGAACCAGGACTCCTAG
- the dapC gene encoding succinyldiaminopimelate transaminase, whose translation MPRTPLAQRLPEFPWDSLADVSASAHAHPDGIVDLSIGTPVDDVAPGIQLALAEAAAASGYPPTTGTPALHAAIAGWLNRRHGTDVTAEETMAVVGTKEAIALLPTLLGISGAPVVIPEIAYPTYEVAALLAGGTPVRGEALVDGAPLIFLNSPSNPTGRVLGIDQLRAVVADARERGAIVASDECYIGLGWDDEKPPVSILDERVCGGDHTGLLAIHSLSKSSNMASYRAGMIAGDAALIAELTQARKHLGLMVPGPIQAAMLHALADDGQEELQKLRYARRRAVLLPALLRAGFSVDHSEAGLYLWASRGGENGRDTVAWLAERGILVAPGEFYGPGAVNHVRVSLTASDERIDAAAARLA comes from the coding sequence CTGCCGAGGACACCGCTCGCCCAACGTCTGCCCGAGTTTCCCTGGGACTCGCTGGCAGACGTTTCTGCGTCCGCGCACGCGCACCCGGACGGGATCGTCGACCTGTCCATCGGCACGCCGGTCGATGACGTCGCCCCCGGCATCCAGCTCGCCCTGGCCGAGGCCGCCGCGGCCTCCGGCTACCCGCCGACCACCGGCACTCCCGCGCTGCATGCGGCCATCGCCGGCTGGCTCAACCGCCGCCACGGGACCGACGTCACCGCCGAGGAGACGATGGCGGTGGTCGGGACCAAGGAGGCCATCGCGCTGCTGCCGACCCTGCTCGGTATCAGCGGCGCCCCCGTCGTCATTCCGGAGATCGCGTACCCGACCTACGAGGTCGCCGCCCTGCTCGCCGGCGGCACCCCGGTCCGCGGTGAGGCGCTGGTCGACGGCGCGCCCCTGATCTTCCTCAACTCCCCGTCCAACCCGACGGGCCGGGTCCTCGGGATCGATCAGCTGCGGGCCGTGGTGGCCGACGCCCGCGAACGCGGCGCGATCGTCGCCTCCGACGAGTGCTACATCGGGCTCGGCTGGGACGACGAGAAGCCGCCGGTGTCCATCCTCGACGAGCGCGTCTGCGGGGGCGACCACACCGGACTCCTGGCCATCCACTCCCTGTCAAAGTCCTCGAACATGGCCAGCTACCGCGCCGGCATGATCGCCGGCGACGCCGCGCTCATCGCTGAACTGACCCAGGCCCGCAAGCACCTCGGCCTCATGGTGCCGGGCCCGATCCAGGCCGCCATGCTCCACGCGCTTGCCGACGACGGGCAGGAGGAGCTGCAGAAACTGCGCTACGCCCGACGCCGGGCCGTGCTGCTGCCGGCCCTGCTGCGCGCGGGCTTCAGCGTCGACCACTCCGAGGCCGGTCTCTACCTGTGGGCCTCCCGCGGTGGGGAGAACGGCCGCGACACCGTCGCATGGCTTGCCGAGCGCGGCATCCTCGTGGCCCCGGGCGAGTTCTACGGCCCCGGGGCCGTCAACCACGTGCGCGTCTCCCTGACCGCCTCCGACGAGCGCATTGACGCCGCCGCCGCCCGTCTCGCCTAA
- a CDS encoding pseudouridine synthase: MVLEGTVPAGEYWAARAGDSAFAPGQVLRPGTVVGRIPAWTFPDLAPEKPIPFDYRVLHVDEELVVVDKPHFLPSTSNGRLVTETAQTRLRREFGEETAPLHRLDRLTAGVLVSARTSAARSRYQRMFAARRVGKTYLARVDGVLDYPDWVEIRLGMTKAKGRRQVTVDEAGTPTRTWIRSLAPDVVELRPTTGHTHQLRVLLNHLGAPIHGDDTYPVDRGLDLHDFTSPLQLYATAVTFPDGRAFRSRPGWADRLG, encoded by the coding sequence GTGGTGCTGGAGGGAACCGTGCCGGCGGGGGAGTACTGGGCCGCCCGGGCCGGCGATTCGGCCTTCGCCCCGGGACAGGTGCTCCGCCCAGGCACCGTGGTCGGGCGGATCCCGGCGTGGACCTTCCCCGATCTGGCCCCGGAGAAACCGATCCCCTTCGACTACCGGGTGCTGCACGTGGACGAGGAACTGGTGGTCGTCGACAAGCCCCATTTCCTGCCCAGCACCAGCAACGGCCGTCTCGTCACCGAGACCGCCCAGACCAGGCTGCGCCGGGAATTCGGGGAGGAGACTGCCCCGTTGCACCGCCTCGACCGGCTCACCGCCGGGGTGCTGGTCTCCGCGCGCACCTCCGCCGCGAGGAGCAGATATCAGCGCATGTTCGCCGCCCGCCGGGTGGGCAAGACCTACCTGGCGCGGGTGGACGGCGTACTCGACTACCCCGACTGGGTGGAGATCAGGCTGGGCATGACCAAGGCGAAGGGGCGTCGGCAGGTCACCGTCGATGAGGCGGGGACTCCCACCCGCACCTGGATCCGCTCCCTGGCGCCCGATGTCGTGGAACTGCGGCCGACGACCGGACACACCCACCAGCTGCGGGTGCTGCTCAACCACCTCGGCGCGCCGATTCACGGTGACGACACCTATCCCGTCGACCGGGGGCTCGACCTCCACGATTTCACGAGCCCGCTGCAGCTGTATGCGACGGCCGTGACATTCCCCGACGGGCGGGCCTTTCGGTCCCGGCCGGGGTGGGCCGATAGACTGGGTTGA
- a CDS encoding GtrA family protein, with protein MMQEQGSVSTRASTVSVTRMLGGLRQFIMFGIVGGSGTIVNLVTFYLVRKLFAAGGTAASDVVVNLLGTQWNFRYYHLFSVIAFLVANTWNYQLNRSWTFRSLHKRSWLRGFFPFLTTGLVSLVVSLGVLTLLMNPTSVIALPDAVFDNSNGFRTKEYWAQAISILVAMPVNFFVNKLWTFRRPKTVAVVTVAPR; from the coding sequence ATGATGCAGGAGCAGGGGTCGGTCTCGACGCGCGCCTCGACGGTGTCCGTGACGAGGATGCTGGGGGGTTTACGCCAGTTCATCATGTTCGGCATAGTCGGCGGCTCCGGCACGATCGTCAACCTGGTCACGTTCTACCTCGTCCGCAAGCTCTTCGCCGCCGGCGGCACGGCCGCCAGTGACGTGGTCGTCAATCTGCTCGGCACCCAGTGGAACTTCCGCTACTATCACCTGTTCTCGGTGATCGCCTTCCTCGTCGCCAACACGTGGAACTACCAGCTCAACCGCTCCTGGACCTTCCGCAGCCTCCACAAGCGCTCCTGGCTGCGCGGATTCTTCCCCTTCCTCACGACCGGCCTGGTGTCGCTGGTCGTCAGCCTCGGCGTGCTGACGCTGCTGATGAACCCCACCTCGGTGATCGCCCTTCCGGACGCCGTCTTCGACAACTCGAACGGCTTCCGCACCAAGGAGTACTGGGCGCAGGCCATCTCGATTCTGGTGGCGATGCCGGTGAATTTCTTCGTCAACAAGCTGTGGACCTTCCGCAGACCGAAGACGGTGGCCGTGGTGACGGTGGCGCCGCGGTAG
- a CDS encoding helix-turn-helix transcriptional regulator — protein MVRRYRRWEELSQQELADAVGVSRQTIANIERGNYSPSVHLALAICRRLNRTVEQIFGDLQEGQSSV, from the coding sequence ATGGTGCGCAGGTACCGCCGCTGGGAGGAACTCTCGCAGCAGGAACTCGCCGACGCCGTCGGCGTCTCCCGCCAGACCATCGCCAACATCGAGCGGGGCAACTACTCCCCCTCCGTCCACCTCGCCCTCGCGATCTGCCGTCGGCTCAACCGAACCGTCGAGCAGATCTTCGGTGACCTGCAGGAAGGCCAGTCCAGTGTTTAA
- a CDS encoding NADPH-dependent F420 reductase, translating to MSTIAVLGAGKVGTILARLAVEAGHEVYIAGSGDPSKVELIARVLVPGARATTNTDAADRAEIVIAAIPLHKWASLPAGQMAGKIVVDAMNYWWETDGKDSEFAEPGASTSEFIQERFPDSVVVKAFNHMGYHDLDEQANARPRKAIAVAGPEAAAARVGELVDDLGFDPLYIGELREGVRLQPFSPAFGANETADVLGGIVDGFPESERGRKVWAALGR from the coding sequence ATGTCGACCATCGCAGTGCTCGGAGCCGGCAAAGTCGGAACCATCCTCGCCCGCCTCGCCGTCGAGGCGGGGCACGAGGTCTACATCGCCGGTTCAGGTGACCCGTCGAAGGTGGAGCTGATCGCGCGCGTCCTCGTACCGGGGGCGCGGGCCACCACCAACACCGACGCCGCCGACCGGGCCGAGATCGTCATCGCCGCCATCCCGCTGCACAAGTGGGCGAGCCTCCCGGCCGGGCAGATGGCGGGCAAGATCGTCGTCGACGCGATGAACTACTGGTGGGAGACCGACGGGAAGGACTCGGAGTTCGCCGAGCCGGGGGCGTCGACAAGCGAGTTCATCCAGGAGCGCTTCCCAGACTCGGTCGTCGTCAAGGCGTTCAACCACATGGGGTACCACGACCTCGACGAGCAGGCGAACGCGCGGCCCCGCAAGGCCATCGCGGTGGCCGGGCCGGAGGCGGCGGCCGCGCGCGTCGGCGAGCTTGTCGACGACCTCGGCTTCGACCCGCTCTACATCGGGGAGCTGCGCGAGGGGGTGCGCCTGCAGCCGTTCAGCCCCGCCTTCGGGGCCAATGAAACGGCCGACGTGCTGGGCGGCATCGTCGACGGTTTCCCGGAGTCGGAGCGCGGCCGGAAAGTGTGGGCCGCGCTGGGACGCTAA